A genomic segment from Pradoshia eiseniae encodes:
- a CDS encoding LLM class flavin-dependent oxidoreductase, whose protein sequence is MKQYRIDPSKGLEFGIYTLGDHLPNPLTGERISAQERVQEIIEYAKLADEAGIDFFSVGESHQEYFASQAHSVILGAIAQATKNIKIASSSTIISTSDPVRVYEDFATIDLISNGRAEIVAGRASRVGLFDLLGYDIRDYEELFEEKFELLLQINKEEMVNWSGNYRAPLRHAQVLPRPKDGKIPIWRAVGGTPASAIKAGYAGVPMFMAHLGGPASIFKNTIDAYREAARSNGFNPDELPVATAGFFYAAESSQQALRELYPHINEGMKKTNGRGFAKQLFAQGADPHNIMNIGSPEEIIEKILYQHEVFGHQRYIAQIDFGGMPFDQIKKNLDLIGTKILPAIRKYTAQK, encoded by the coding sequence ATGAAACAATACAGAATAGATCCGTCTAAAGGATTAGAGTTTGGCATTTATACATTGGGCGATCATCTTCCTAATCCGCTAACAGGCGAAAGGATTTCTGCTCAAGAACGTGTACAAGAAATCATTGAATATGCGAAGCTAGCCGATGAAGCCGGAATTGACTTTTTCAGTGTCGGAGAAAGCCACCAGGAATATTTTGCATCACAGGCTCATTCGGTTATTCTCGGTGCCATTGCGCAGGCGACAAAAAATATTAAAATTGCCAGTTCTTCGACCATTATCAGCACCTCTGACCCTGTACGGGTATATGAAGATTTCGCAACAATCGATTTAATATCCAACGGTCGAGCAGAAATTGTTGCTGGTCGCGCCTCCAGGGTAGGATTATTCGATTTATTGGGTTACGATATCCGGGATTATGAGGAATTATTTGAGGAGAAATTCGAGCTTCTTCTTCAAATCAATAAAGAAGAAATGGTTAACTGGAGTGGGAACTACCGTGCTCCACTAAGACATGCACAAGTCCTCCCGCGACCGAAGGATGGAAAAATACCGATTTGGCGCGCTGTTGGCGGTACACCAGCGAGTGCCATTAAAGCTGGGTATGCAGGTGTACCGATGTTCATGGCTCATTTAGGAGGACCCGCATCCATATTCAAGAATACTATTGATGCCTACCGCGAGGCAGCAAGAAGCAATGGATTCAATCCGGACGAACTGCCGGTGGCGACGGCTGGTTTCTTCTATGCAGCAGAATCATCCCAGCAAGCCTTAAGAGAATTATATCCACATATTAACGAAGGAATGAAGAAAACAAATGGCAGAGGGTTTGCGAAGCAGTTATTTGCCCAAGGAGCTGATCCGCACAATATCATGAATATTGGCAGCCCAGAAGAAATTATCGAGAAAATTCTCTATCAGCATGAAGTATTTGGACATCAACGCTATATTGCCCAAATTGACTTCGGGGGAATGCCATTCGATCAGATTAAGAAAAACCTTGACTTGATTGGCACTAAAATTTTGCCAGCCATCCGGAAGTATACAGCGCAGAAGTAA
- a CDS encoding NADPH-dependent FMN reductase — MKAVALSGSRIGSKTLTALNTAIDLLKKQYPDVDVTLIDLAKYDIQFSDGRNYLDYEGDTGFVTKTIMEADVLIIGTPIFQASLPATLKNIFDLLPVQAFRDKVVSMIVTAGSPKHYLVAEQQLKPILAYMKAEIVQTYVFIEEKDFHRKEITNDDVLFRIERLVEDTIVLSKTFAKIREEQEAQYDF, encoded by the coding sequence ATGAAGGCAGTTGCATTATCCGGTTCTCGAATCGGTTCAAAAACACTGACAGCATTAAATACAGCAATAGACCTCTTAAAGAAACAATATCCTGATGTCGATGTAACATTAATTGACCTAGCAAAATACGACATACAGTTCAGCGACGGCCGGAATTACCTAGATTATGAAGGTGACACAGGCTTTGTTACCAAAACGATAATGGAGGCAGATGTACTCATTATTGGCACGCCAATCTTCCAGGCGTCATTACCTGCCACACTCAAAAACATTTTTGACTTGCTGCCAGTTCAAGCTTTTCGGGACAAGGTAGTCAGCATGATTGTGACTGCTGGCTCACCAAAGCATTATCTTGTTGCAGAGCAGCAGCTAAAACCAATCCTCGCTTATATGAAAGCGGAAATAGTACAGACATATGTATTCATTGAAGAGAAAGACTTTCATCGAAAGGAAATAACCAATGATGATGTATTATTTCGGATAGAACGATTAGTGGAAGATACGATTGTCCTGTCAAAAACCTTCGCAAAGATTCGTGAGGAACAAGAAGCTCAATATGATTTTTGA
- a CDS encoding GNAT family N-acetyltransferase, with product MGDSKMIEFKPIDRTNYNECLELKVAEEQKNFVAPNIDSLVQAAYEPDFYPIGIYEGGKMVGFILYDFDYELNGWSMSRFMVDEKYQNKGIGNAALKAFVDFFTCKHGRLPLYTSAEVDNTVAITLYEKYGFERQEVFGYESGGRTYREIRLKLQL from the coding sequence ATGGGGGATAGCAAGATGATTGAATTTAAGCCAATTGACCGAACCAATTACAATGAGTGTCTGGAATTAAAAGTAGCTGAGGAGCAGAAGAACTTTGTCGCGCCCAATATAGATTCCCTCGTCCAAGCAGCTTATGAGCCGGATTTCTATCCAATAGGTATCTATGAGGGAGGGAAGATGGTCGGATTTATTTTATATGATTTTGATTATGAATTAAATGGCTGGTCCATGAGCCGCTTCATGGTTGATGAGAAATACCAGAACAAAGGGATTGGGAATGCGGCTTTGAAGGCATTCGTCGATTTTTTCACCTGTAAACATGGCCGCCTGCCGCTCTATACGAGTGCGGAAGTAGACAATACTGTCGCCATTACCTTGTATGAGAAATATGGTTTCGAGAGGCAGGAAGTGTTTGGGTATGAGTCTGGTGGCAGAACATACAGGGAAATTCGATTGAAGCTACAATTGTAA
- a CDS encoding alpha/beta fold hydrolase translates to MWKQRLIETSRGCFEIFISGSGEALCVTHLYSEFNERGYYFADAFTENFTVYLVNLKEAGNSCKADTAAELSMTETAMDLEAIRIALGLEQWGFAGHSTGGMLGLVYAILFQDSISKLMIGGAAASRRYMEHEASMYCPKNPLNRRLKEIFAILDSPDATFEEKRAANQEWTDMSLYHPSKRDEYFNKPSSGRVVWKRLDYYSFKELPNFDIEENLGLISTPTIVYGGRYDAQCPFVFSEEIYEGIRNARLFVFEESNHVPYLEEKEKFASMIEDFSSLAYF, encoded by the coding sequence CACACTTATACAGTGAATTTAATGAGCGAGGCTATTATTTTGCAGATGCCTTTACGGAGAATTTCACTGTGTATTTGGTCAATTTAAAGGAAGCGGGCAATTCATGCAAAGCGGATACTGCAGCCGAATTAAGTATGACAGAGACGGCAATGGATTTAGAGGCTATCAGGATTGCGCTTGGTTTGGAGCAGTGGGGATTTGCCGGTCATTCTACTGGCGGTATGCTGGGTTTGGTTTACGCCATTTTGTTCCAGGATTCTATTTCCAAGCTAATGATAGGAGGAGCGGCTGCTTCAAGGAGGTACATGGAACATGAAGCTAGCATGTATTGCCCCAAAAACCCGCTTAATAGAAGATTGAAAGAGATCTTTGCGATATTGGATTCGCCGGATGCCACCTTTGAGGAGAAAAGGGCGGCAAACCAAGAATGGACCGATATGTCGCTTTATCATCCGTCAAAAAGGGATGAGTATTTTAACAAGCCTTCTAGCGGCAGGGTTGTGTGGAAGAGGCTAGATTATTATTCCTTTAAGGAATTGCCGAATTTTGATATTGAAGAGAATCTCGGACTTATTTCCACACCAACCATTGTATATGGCGGAAGGTATGATGCCCAGTGTCCCTTTGTATTTTCAGAGGAAATATATGAAGGCATCAGAAATGCAAGGCTGTTTGTGTTTGAGGAGAGCAATCATGTTCCCTATTTAGAGGAGAAGGAGAAATTTGCGAGTATGATAGAAGATTTCAGTTCACTAGCGTATTTTTAG